The following are encoded together in the Candidatus Hinthialibacter antarcticus genome:
- a CDS encoding GDP-mannose 4,6-dehydratase, whose product MNDLNQANVLITGAGGFIGSHLVEALAPLCGRVTAMIHYDARPHWSNLEYLSDEILDNLEVVAGDIADPHFVRNLVKDKTHVFHLAALISIPYSYSAPSAYFQTNVQGTVNIAEACLREDVQRLVHTSTSECYGTALRTPIDEDHPLQAQSPYAASKIGADKVIESYCCSFDLPAVTVRPFNTYGPRQSARAVIPTIIKQTLSDQPAIQLGSLSPRRDLTFASDTAAGFIAAATSTGVEGETINLGVGKSITIGELAQAIFDAAGTQKEIQCDEKRIRPGKSEVLELLSDNTKAREQLGWSPQVSLRDGLKESIEFVKRHPEFHDTNRFAL is encoded by the coding sequence ATGAACGATTTAAACCAAGCAAATGTACTGATTACCGGCGCAGGCGGCTTCATTGGCTCGCATTTGGTCGAAGCATTGGCCCCGTTGTGCGGTCGAGTCACCGCCATGATCCACTACGATGCGCGCCCCCATTGGAGCAACCTGGAATATCTTAGCGATGAGATATTGGACAACCTCGAAGTGGTCGCGGGCGATATCGCCGATCCCCATTTCGTCCGCAATTTGGTCAAAGACAAGACGCACGTCTTTCATCTGGCGGCGCTGATTAGCATCCCGTATTCTTACAGCGCCCCATCGGCCTATTTTCAAACCAACGTCCAAGGCACGGTCAATATCGCCGAAGCCTGTTTGCGCGAAGACGTTCAACGTCTCGTGCATACGTCCACCAGCGAGTGTTACGGCACTGCGTTGCGGACGCCCATCGACGAAGATCACCCCCTACAAGCGCAGTCTCCCTACGCGGCGTCAAAAATCGGGGCGGACAAAGTCATCGAAAGTTATTGCTGTTCGTTTGATTTGCCAGCCGTCACCGTCCGTCCGTTCAACACCTACGGGCCGCGTCAATCGGCCCGCGCGGTGATTCCGACCATTATCAAACAGACGCTTTCCGACCAGCCCGCCATTCAACTGGGGTCGCTTTCGCCGCGCCGCGATTTGACCTTCGCCAGCGATACGGCGGCGGGCTTCATCGCGGCAGCGACCTCGACAGGCGTTGAAGGCGAGACCATCAACCTGGGCGTAGGCAAGTCGATCACCATTGGCGAACTGGCGCAAGCAATCTTTGACGCGGCGGGAACCCAAAAAGAAATTCAATGTGACGAGAAGCGCATTCGCCCCGGCAAGAGCGAAGTGTTAGAACTGCTCAGCGATAATACCAAAGCCCGCGAACAATTAGGCTGGTCGCCGCAGGTTTCATTGCGCGATGGACTCAAAGAGAGTATAGAATTTGTTAAGCGGCATCCAGAATTTCACGATACCAACCGGTTTGCATTGTAA
- a CDS encoding sugar phosphate nucleotidyltransferase codes for MRAVILAGGKGRRLYPYTLVLPKPLVPLGEMPIIEVVMRQLAAHGFERITIAVGYHAELIMAVMEDGKKWGLEINYSLESKPLGTVGPLKKIKKLDEPFLVMNGDLLTDIHYEDIMAYHKQQGCIATVATCKRHVQISLGVLQYNQDNRIHSFQEKPEFDYDVSMGVYIFDPRILDYIPDDEHFGFDDLMLRLLDAKEDIAAFPFSGHWLDMGTPEDLTHASEEFEKHRKRYLPNG; via the coding sequence ATGAGAGCAGTCATCTTAGCAGGGGGAAAAGGCCGACGGCTCTATCCATATACCCTGGTTTTACCGAAACCGCTGGTACCGCTTGGCGAAATGCCCATCATCGAAGTGGTGATGAGGCAACTGGCGGCGCACGGTTTTGAACGAATTACCATCGCGGTCGGCTATCATGCCGAACTCATCATGGCCGTAATGGAAGACGGCAAAAAATGGGGCCTCGAAATTAACTACTCACTTGAAAGCAAGCCGCTGGGCACCGTCGGCCCGCTCAAAAAAATCAAAAAACTCGACGAGCCCTTTCTGGTAATGAACGGCGACCTGCTGACCGACATTCACTACGAAGACATCATGGCCTATCACAAACAACAAGGCTGTATCGCAACCGTCGCCACCTGTAAGCGGCACGTCCAAATTTCGCTGGGCGTCTTGCAATACAATCAAGACAACCGCATCCACTCGTTTCAAGAAAAGCCCGAGTTCGACTATGACGTCAGCATGGGCGTTTATATTTTCGACCCGCGCATTTTAGATTATATTCCCGATGATGAACATTTTGGCTTTGATGATTTGATGTTGCGCTTGCTCGACGCCAAAGAAGACATCGCAGCGTTTCCCTTCAGCGGTCATTGGCTTGACATGGGAACGCCCGAAGACCTCACCCACGCCAGCGAAGAATTTGAAAAACACCGAAAACGCTACCTCCCAAATGGTTGA
- a CDS encoding DegT/DnrJ/EryC1/StrS family aminotransferase: MVEWKISLFEPDLTRDDEEAAVRPIRERWLTMGEATREFEDAFALRIGAKHAIAVSSGTAALHLALMAVGVGPGDKVMLPSLTFCGCANSVRVLGATPVFVDIVSERDWSLSPADMQDKLTDDVRAVMPVHYAGFACQMDDILPVAQTKKISIIEDCAHALVTESQGTYCGCFGAVGCFSFFTNKNMTTGEGGMATTNDDELAEKLRRLRSHGMTTLTLDRYKGRAISYDVTSVGLNYRLDEIRSRIGLSQLGRLDENLNKRKRVYAWYLEQLLPVDEIIIPFQDRNPDGAGLHIFPIALPKSINRTEFINTLKADGIQTSIHYPPIHQFSAYSDFRDCNCPLTEDIASREVTLPFYPQMTKDDVENVCASIKSALVALR; the protein is encoded by the coding sequence ATGGTTGAATGGAAGATTTCCCTTTTTGAGCCGGACCTGACCCGCGACGATGAAGAAGCCGCCGTGCGGCCCATCCGCGAGCGCTGGTTGACCATGGGCGAGGCGACCCGTGAGTTTGAAGACGCCTTCGCCCTGCGCATCGGCGCCAAACACGCCATCGCGGTCAGCAGCGGCACAGCGGCGCTGCATCTCGCCCTGATGGCGGTCGGGGTCGGCCCCGGCGACAAGGTCATGCTGCCGTCGCTGACCTTTTGCGGATGCGCCAACAGCGTCCGCGTATTGGGCGCGACGCCTGTTTTTGTCGATATCGTTAGCGAGCGCGACTGGAGCCTCTCGCCTGCCGACATGCAAGACAAACTGACCGACGATGTACGCGCCGTTATGCCCGTACACTACGCGGGCTTCGCCTGCCAAATGGATGATATCCTGCCCGTTGCGCAAACGAAAAAAATCTCAATCATCGAAGATTGCGCCCATGCGCTGGTGACAGAATCACAGGGAACCTATTGCGGGTGTTTTGGCGCGGTGGGCTGCTTTAGTTTTTTCACCAACAAAAACATGACCACCGGCGAAGGCGGTATGGCGACGACGAACGACGACGAACTCGCGGAGAAACTACGCCGCTTGCGCTCGCACGGCATGACCACGCTGACGCTCGACCGCTATAAAGGCCGCGCGATTTCGTATGACGTAACCTCTGTTGGATTAAACTATCGACTGGATGAAATCCGCAGCCGCATCGGCCTCAGCCAGTTGGGCCGCTTAGATGAGAATTTAAACAAACGAAAGCGCGTATACGCGTGGTATCTCGAACAACTGCTACCAGTCGATGAAATCATCATTCCATTTCAAGACCGCAACCCTGACGGCGCCGGGCTGCATATCTTCCCGATCGCGCTGCCGAAATCCATCAACCGCACCGAGTTTATCAATACGCTAAAGGCGGACGGAATCCAAACCTCGATTCACTATCCGCCCATTCATCAATTCAGCGCTTACAGCGATTTTCGCGATTGCAACTGCCCGTTGACCGAAGACATCGCCTCGCGTGAAGTCACGCTGCCGTTTTATCCGCAAATGACCAAGGACGATGTTGAAAACGTCTGCGCATCAATCAAAAGCGCTCTGGTCGCATTGCGATAA
- a CDS encoding prepilin-type N-terminal cleavage/methylation domain-containing protein, protein MRKRACGFTLIELLIVVAIIGILAAIIVANFQMALVKSKVARSQADIKTMVNAVLQYRIDWNDMPPIQDSGEGSTTLIAPTHVTNLFQLTTPVAYVNIGQGVSPFSWEHGYWFYNWTPLRNINNAPVKMFWNRVENPEEVRWMMSTLGPYTLEFGYDPVSGGVVSGKTILWYDYNITNGIMSRGVIQQHGN, encoded by the coding sequence ATGCGCAAACGGGCTTGTGGATTTACATTAATTGAATTATTGATCGTGGTGGCCATTATTGGAATCCTCGCTGCGATCATTGTTGCCAATTTTCAGATGGCGTTAGTCAAATCGAAGGTCGCCCGCAGCCAGGCCGATATTAAGACGATGGTTAATGCTGTTCTGCAATATCGGATCGACTGGAACGATATGCCGCCCATTCAAGATTCGGGCGAAGGTTCTACCACTTTAATCGCGCCAACCCATGTGACGAATTTATTTCAACTCACGACGCCTGTGGCTTATGTGAACATCGGGCAAGGCGTCAGCCCCTTTTCGTGGGAACACGGCTATTGGTTTTATAATTGGACGCCATTAAGAAACATCAACAATGCTCCAGTGAAAATGTTTTGGAACCGGGTTGAAAATCCCGAAGAAGTGCGTTGGATGATGAGTACGCTGGGGCCGTATACGCTTGAGTTTGGCTATGACCCGGTCAGCGGCGGCGTGGTAAGCGGCAAAACCATCCTCTGGTATGACTACAACATCACCAACGGCATCATGAGCCGGGGCGTGATTCAACAGCACGGCAACTAA
- a CDS encoding VCBS repeat-containing protein, whose protein sequence is MKLRTPVTLFLFIASIAMTANSSILFERGDILSTGLRSTDMALGDINGDGHEDLVFTNMTESTYGIAFNNGEGAFGAVTTWQLPDGRLNPLALDCGDIDGDGITDIVIAYNQTIDNSPQPFRDSAILVLWGNGDATFEALELGMFGVPSSVLIEDINADDQPDLVIGNNGGLLFDLGFIDQVDPGIVVWTNQGNRSFSAADEIVTEGAVIEVKAADINNDGLVDIVGSNQGIPEITLSPIGLVLARTKISLFANSDAGLSNTGSVSLELPPWGFDFADLNGDEFIDLAVAILGKSDSLNVLEFLGTQTAVKLYRNTGFGFTSFADVNTPGVTFSPIMRDFDLDGDVDLAVTVQEIQGNLLVPSLRIYEQVEEGVFVEVGSLAVEEEPRYMLTDDFDDDGDEDLAVLCIIVDGADPTDTAIGRIYVYLNQAATNVGQWALY, encoded by the coding sequence ATGAAACTCCGCACACCCGTTACGCTATTTCTTTTCATCGCCTCTATTGCAATGACCGCCAACTCGTCCATTCTCTTTGAACGCGGAGATATTTTAAGCACCGGTTTACGCTCAACCGATATGGCCCTGGGCGATATTAACGGCGACGGTCACGAAGACCTCGTCTTTACCAATATGACCGAAAGCACCTACGGCATCGCCTTTAACAATGGTGAAGGCGCGTTTGGCGCGGTTACGACCTGGCAATTGCCTGACGGGCGCCTGAACCCGTTGGCGCTTGATTGCGGCGATATTGACGGCGACGGCATAACGGATATCGTGATCGCTTACAACCAGACCATAGACAACTCGCCGCAACCGTTCCGCGACTCGGCGATTCTCGTCCTGTGGGGCAACGGCGACGCAACCTTTGAAGCGCTCGAACTGGGCATGTTCGGCGTCCCCTCATCAGTGTTGATTGAAGATATTAACGCTGACGACCAGCCAGACTTAGTCATCGGCAATAACGGCGGCTTATTGTTTGACCTCGGCTTTATCGACCAGGTTGACCCGGGCATCGTCGTCTGGACCAACCAGGGCAACCGCAGTTTTAGCGCCGCTGACGAAATCGTCACCGAAGGCGCCGTGATCGAAGTCAAAGCGGCGGATATTAACAACGACGGCTTGGTTGATATCGTCGGTTCCAACCAAGGCATCCCCGAAATCACCCTCAGCCCGATTGGTCTGGTTCTAGCCCGCACCAAAATTTCGCTCTTCGCCAACTCTGACGCTGGCTTGAGCAACACGGGCAGCGTTTCACTCGAACTCCCGCCCTGGGGGTTTGATTTCGCCGACCTGAACGGCGATGAATTCATTGACCTCGCCGTTGCGATTCTCGGCAAATCAGACTCACTCAACGTGTTAGAATTTTTGGGCACGCAAACCGCCGTGAAACTCTACCGCAACACGGGATTCGGCTTCACCTCGTTTGCCGACGTCAATACGCCGGGCGTCACCTTTTCGCCTATCATGCGCGACTTTGATCTCGACGGCGATGTTGACTTAGCTGTCACCGTTCAGGAAATTCAAGGCAACCTGCTGGTCCCCAGTTTGCGCATCTATGAACAGGTCGAAGAAGGCGTTTTTGTCGAGGTGGGTTCGTTAGCGGTCGAAGAAGAACCACGCTACATGTTAACGGATGATTTTGACGACGACGGCGATGAAGACCTCGCGGTGCTGTGCATCATCGTCGATGGCGCCGACCCGACCGATACTGCCATCGGCCGGATTTATGTGTATTTGAATCAAGCGGCGACAAACGTGGGGCAATGGGCGCTGTATTAA
- a CDS encoding STAS domain-containing protein, giving the protein MNIEVRTEGDLTIVKPAGRIDATALQSFSACITKAVDDGGKKILVDFTDTEYMSSAGIRSLMEGLRCVEEVNGTFAVCSPNDNMRELFDVIRLDQVVKIYKSDFEAIDQLMA; this is encoded by the coding sequence ATGAATATCGAAGTTCGCACCGAGGGCGATTTGACCATTGTGAAGCCGGCGGGACGCATTGACGCAACCGCGTTGCAGAGTTTTTCGGCGTGCATCACCAAGGCGGTTGATGACGGCGGCAAGAAGATATTGGTCGATTTTACCGATACCGAATATATGAGCAGCGCAGGCATCCGCTCATTGATGGAAGGGTTGCGTTGCGTTGAAGAAGTGAACGGCACCTTTGCCGTCTGCTCGCCCAACGACAACATGCGCGAGTTATTTGACGTGATTCGGCTCGACCAAGTCGTGAAAATTTATAAGTCGGATTTCGAAGCCATCGACCAATTGATGGCTTAG
- a CDS encoding TetR/AcrR family transcriptional regulator, producing MTLDTTAPTELNTRQLIAQAAIKLFSENGYAGTSIRDIVEAAGVTKPVLYYYFNSKEELYRSLFHDIYDAWLPILRERINAPTDFHTRLRDLMDYYLDFGDESEICALRLIYTAAFGPKAQRELVDIVALEKKHLDLLKQFFQEGIHTGCIRSIPAENAAVHFLGVLTMQLNLRVVTGQEISNEQKETIINYCLSGIGQ from the coding sequence ATGACGCTTGATACGACTGCGCCAACAGAACTCAATACGCGCCAATTAATCGCGCAGGCCGCCATCAAATTGTTCTCAGAAAATGGCTACGCCGGAACCAGTATCCGCGACATTGTCGAAGCGGCGGGCGTGACCAAACCCGTTCTGTATTACTACTTCAACAGCAAAGAAGAACTCTACCGATCGCTCTTTCACGATATTTACGACGCCTGGCTGCCGATTCTGCGTGAGCGAATCAATGCGCCGACCGATTTTCACACCCGCCTGCGCGATTTAATGGATTATTATCTCGACTTTGGCGACGAGAGCGAAATTTGTGCGCTTCGCCTGATTTATACCGCCGCCTTCGGCCCCAAAGCACAGCGCGAATTAGTCGATATTGTTGCGCTGGAGAAAAAACATCTTGATTTGTTGAAACAATTTTTCCAGGAAGGGATACATACAGGATGTATCCGTTCCATCCCTGCTGAAAACGCCGCTGTACATTTTCTTGGCGTCTTGACCATGCAACTAAACTTGCGAGTGGTAACCGGCCAGGAAATAAGCAACGAACAGAAAGAAACCATCATAAACTATTGCCTCTCTGGAATTGGACAATGA
- a CDS encoding efflux RND transporter periplasmic adaptor subunit, which produces MKKLRTVILYVFLIAFVFGAYYAMSFIPSGGDGDIPNSADAPLDAVKVMEITPQYFEQTILIPGMAQAAVDVSLGARIPGIVEKINVKEGEFVRAGQELFQIDLRSRTSQLEDAKAALDLTQKTRDRMKAMRDKGNITAQEFDEAVTSDQRAQAIYNRLQVEVSLGKVEAPIDGVIDRIDAEVGEFVSEGMALARLLTLDPIEVVTGVPERYADAASNEKQAVVMIEALNETRSAVMKRLAFGADAQSNTFDATLTLDNADHRIRPGMIVRVRIVTKREDAALLVPLAALIKRESGMNVFVESDGKVEARPVQLGGVDKEQIEILNGLKANDRIVIIGQQDLVDGQPVRVAEVIQQAKPFNVGKTEL; this is translated from the coding sequence ATGAAAAAACTACGCACTGTCATCCTTTATGTATTTTTGATCGCCTTTGTGTTCGGCGCCTATTACGCCATGTCGTTTATTCCAAGCGGCGGCGACGGCGATATCCCCAACTCAGCAGACGCGCCGCTCGACGCCGTCAAAGTGATGGAAATCACGCCGCAATATTTTGAGCAGACCATCTTGATTCCCGGCATGGCGCAGGCGGCGGTCGACGTTTCGCTAGGGGCGCGCATCCCCGGCATCGTGGAGAAGATCAACGTCAAAGAGGGCGAATTTGTCCGCGCCGGGCAGGAACTCTTTCAAATCGACCTGCGTTCGCGCACGTCGCAACTCGAAGACGCCAAAGCCGCCTTGGATCTCACCCAAAAAACCCGGGACCGCATGAAAGCCATGCGCGATAAAGGCAATATCACCGCGCAGGAATTTGACGAAGCGGTGACCTCCGATCAACGCGCTCAGGCCATCTATAACCGCCTGCAAGTCGAGGTGTCTCTCGGCAAGGTCGAAGCGCCCATCGACGGCGTCATTGACCGCATCGACGCGGAAGTAGGCGAATTTGTCAGCGAAGGCATGGCGCTGGCGCGGCTGTTGACGCTCGACCCCATCGAAGTGGTTACCGGAGTGCCGGAACGCTACGCCGACGCCGCGTCAAATGAAAAACAAGCAGTCGTGATGATCGAAGCCCTCAACGAAACCCGCTCCGCCGTGATGAAACGGCTGGCCTTTGGCGCCGACGCCCAATCGAACACCTTTGACGCTACCCTCACCTTAGACAACGCCGACCACCGCATCCGCCCCGGCATGATTGTGCGGGTGCGTATTGTCACCAAGCGCGAAGACGCGGCGCTGCTGGTTCCGCTGGCGGCGTTAATCAAGCGCGAATCGGGCATGAATGTGTTTGTAGAATCAGACGGCAAGGTCGAAGCCCGCCCCGTGCAACTGGGCGGCGTCGACAAAGAGCAAATCGAAATCCTCAACGGCCTCAAAGCCAATGACCGCATCGTCATCATTGGTCAGCAAGACCTGGTCGACGGTCAGCCGGTACGCGTCGCAGAGGTCATACAGCAAGCCAAACCCTTCAACGTAGGCAAGACCGAACTATGA
- a CDS encoding efflux RND transporter permease subunit, whose product MSLTSFSVKNRITTMVVLLIIVVVGIYAYRILPRESFPDITIPNVIVTTPYEGVAPSDIENLITDEIEKKLMSISDVDEIRSYSSEGNSTIIVEFTSDIDIDDALQKVRDKVDEAKGDLPNDLENDPFVDEINLSEFPIMSVIVSGPVGLVRLKELADDLSEDIETITGVLEAKVTGGLEREIRVVYEPERLSAYNLSPTQIMNAVIANNLNTPGGDMDIGPQNYLVKIPGEFDDPNEASGLIIRADKNRPIFITDVARLQDGFEEQTTKARYNGREAVSIDVIKRSGENIILIADAVKALLKEYQPGLPEGVAFSIVSDQSSDVRTMVSDLENSILTGLVLVVAVVFFAMGLRNSMLVASAIPLSMLITFFILWILDITLNMVVLFSLVLAVGMLVDNAIVIVENVYRHCQDEGRTKTEASIVATHEVMWPVIASTATTVAAFFPLIFWPGMTGEFMKFLPKTVIITLIASLFVALVINPTLASMFIKVKPKKVKKKPLGLFMRTYQYILEGAIERPFFTLCCAFSVMALVMTAYGRFGHGVEFFPAIDPPRAFVDLKMPKGSNLEQTDIIARRVEEFASEHQITSIVTSVGAVSTGIDAFFGGGGGAKDKGRIMLEFPIMEKRETPAKQILATLRRQTQPIYECDIEINEEEGGPPTGAPVSIEISGESYDVLAPLMRTIKDKIRNTPGLVDMKDDYVIARPEIVIDVDKQRAALLGLDTRMVAENVKTAIRGVEAGKYRDGSDEYDIIVQLPLERRKDLEALKNLQISDALGNYVPITSVADLRVSAGLGTIVHSDQDRVITIEADAEGRLATEVLADVQLTLADMQLPRGYKITYRGESEDREEAQVFLTEAFAAVLMLIALILVTEFNSLYRPLIVLTSVILSTAGVFIGLMATQTPFGIIMTGIGVISLAGVVVNNAIVLLDYIEQLRERGQSAHDSIINACIIRFRPVILTAITTILGLAPMALGISYDFRRGGFMVGTESSQWWGSMAVAVIFGLAFATVMTLVVVPSMLALGDRCNEMVARLRGRDKATSEPVHTISI is encoded by the coding sequence ATGAGCCTGACATCCTTTTCCGTAAAAAACCGAATCACCACTATGGTGGTGTTGTTGATTATCGTTGTGGTGGGGATCTACGCGTATCGCATTTTGCCGCGCGAGTCGTTTCCTGATATTACGATTCCAAACGTCATCGTCACCACGCCGTATGAAGGCGTAGCGCCGTCTGACATCGAGAACCTTATTACCGATGAGATCGAAAAGAAACTCATGTCGATCTCTGATGTGGATGAAATCCGCTCGTATTCGTCCGAAGGCAATTCAACCATCATCGTTGAATTCACCAGCGACATCGACATCGACGACGCGCTGCAAAAAGTGCGCGACAAGGTCGACGAAGCCAAAGGCGACCTGCCCAATGATTTAGAGAACGACCCGTTCGTCGATGAGATCAACCTGTCAGAGTTCCCCATCATGTCGGTGATCGTGTCCGGCCCGGTGGGCCTGGTTCGGCTCAAAGAACTGGCGGACGATCTCTCGGAAGACATTGAAACGATCACCGGCGTGTTAGAAGCCAAAGTCACCGGCGGCTTAGAGCGCGAGATTCGCGTGGTCTACGAGCCGGAGCGGCTTTCGGCCTACAACCTTTCGCCCACGCAGATAATGAACGCCGTCATCGCTAACAACCTCAACACGCCCGGCGGCGATATGGACATCGGCCCGCAAAACTATCTGGTGAAAATACCCGGCGAGTTTGACGACCCCAACGAAGCCAGCGGCTTGATTATACGCGCCGACAAAAACCGCCCCATCTTTATCACCGACGTAGCGCGCCTGCAAGACGGTTTTGAAGAACAGACCACCAAAGCGCGCTATAACGGGCGCGAAGCGGTGTCGATTGACGTCATCAAACGCAGCGGCGAAAACATCATCCTCATCGCCGACGCGGTCAAAGCCTTGCTGAAAGAATACCAGCCGGGCTTGCCGGAAGGGGTTGCGTTTTCCATCGTCAGCGACCAATCGAGCGATGTGCGCACCATGGTCTCCGACCTCGAAAACAGCATCCTGACCGGCCTTGTACTCGTGGTCGCGGTGGTGTTTTTTGCGATGGGGCTGCGCAACTCCATGCTGGTGGCCAGCGCGATTCCACTGTCGATGTTAATCACCTTTTTCATCTTATGGATATTGGACATCACTCTCAACATGGTGGTTTTGTTCTCGCTGGTATTGGCGGTCGGCATGTTAGTCGATAACGCCATCGTCATCGTCGAAAACGTCTATCGCCATTGTCAGGACGAAGGCCGCACAAAAACCGAAGCCTCCATCGTCGCCACTCACGAAGTAATGTGGCCTGTCATCGCCAGCACGGCGACCACCGTCGCGGCGTTTTTCCCGCTCATCTTCTGGCCTGGAATGACCGGCGAGTTTATGAAATTTCTGCCCAAGACGGTCATCATCACTCTGATCGCCTCGCTATTTGTCGCCCTGGTTATCAACCCGACCTTGGCGAGCATGTTCATCAAAGTAAAACCAAAAAAAGTGAAGAAGAAACCGCTGGGGTTATTCATGCGGACGTATCAATACATCCTCGAAGGCGCCATCGAACGCCCTTTCTTCACCTTATGCTGCGCGTTCAGCGTGATGGCGCTGGTGATGACCGCTTATGGACGCTTCGGGCATGGCGTTGAGTTCTTTCCAGCAATTGACCCGCCCCGCGCCTTTGTTGACCTTAAAATGCCCAAGGGCAGCAATCTCGAACAGACCGACATCATCGCGCGGCGGGTGGAAGAGTTTGCCAGCGAACATCAAATTACCAGCATCGTCACCAGCGTAGGCGCGGTTTCGACTGGCATCGACGCGTTCTTCGGCGGCGGCGGCGGGGCCAAAGACAAAGGCCGCATCATGTTGGAGTTCCCCATCATGGAGAAACGCGAAACGCCCGCGAAACAAATTCTCGCCACGCTGCGCCGCCAGACCCAGCCGATTTATGAATGCGACATTGAGATCAACGAAGAAGAAGGCGGCCCGCCCACCGGCGCCCCGGTCAGCATCGAAATCTCCGGCGAGTCGTACGACGTGCTGGCGCCGCTGATGCGGACAATCAAAGACAAAATTCGTAATACCCCCGGCTTGGTGGATATGAAAGACGACTACGTCATTGCGCGGCCAGAAATTGTGATCGACGTTGACAAGCAACGCGCCGCCCTGCTGGGGCTGGATACGCGCATGGTCGCCGAGAACGTCAAAACCGCGATTCGCGGCGTCGAAGCGGGAAAATACCGCGACGGCAGCGACGAATATGACATCATTGTGCAGCTGCCGCTGGAACGCCGCAAAGATTTAGAAGCGCTGAAAAACCTGCAAATCAGCGATGCGCTCGGCAACTACGTCCCCATCACTTCCGTGGCGGACCTCCGGGTCTCCGCTGGACTCGGCACCATCGTCCATTCCGACCAGGACCGCGTCATCACCATCGAAGCCGATGCCGAAGGCCGCCTCGCGACCGAGGTGCTCGCCGATGTTCAACTCACGCTTGCGGATATGCAACTACCGCGCGGATACAAAATCACCTACCGGGGCGAAAGCGAAGACCGCGAAGAAGCGCAGGTGTTTTTGACAGAAGCCTTCGCGGCGGTGCTGATGTTAATCGCCCTGATTCTCGTCACCGAATTCAACTCGCTCTACCGCCCGCTGATCGTGCTCACCTCAGTCATTCTATCAACGGCGGGGGTGTTCATCGGCCTGATGGCGACCCAAACGCCGTTTGGCATCATTATGACCGGCATCGGCGTCATCAGCCTGGCGGGCGTAGTGGTCAACAACGCCATCGTCTTGCTCGACTATATTGAGCAGTTGCGCGAGCGTGGGCAATCCGCTCACGATTCAATCATCAATGCCTGTATTATCCGCTTTCGCCCGGTCATCCTGACGGCGATCACCACCATCCTGGGGCTGGCGCCAATGGCGTTAGGAATCAGTTACGACTTCCGCCGCGGCGGTTTTATGGTCGGGACGGAATCATCGCAATGGTGGGGTTCGATGGCGGTGGCGGTCATCTTTGGGCTTGCCTTCGCGACCGTGATGACGCTGGTGGTGGTTCCCTCGATGTTGGCGCTAGGCGACCGCTGCAACGAAATGGTTGCGCGTCTGCGCGGACGGGACAAAGCAACGTCTGAACCCGTCCACACGATTTCGATATAA
- a CDS encoding glycosyltransferase family 2 protein codes for MAKYDISISAFFPAHNEVDNIGVLTEKTVAALSELVDDFEVLIINDGSNDGTRELADELAGRIPQVRAIHHEVNRGYGGAVKTGLASATKDWVFFTDGDGQFDVGEIASLVEHTPDHDAVVGYRIDRQDPAHRKLFARCWGTLIRFLFGFQVRDLDCAFKLFRRKYFDGVELKAEGAVISVEFFSILTRNGARIKQVGVHHYPRTAGEQSGGSPKVVLRAFKELMLLYGRLKG; via the coding sequence ATGGCGAAGTACGACATATCCATCTCGGCGTTTTTTCCCGCGCATAACGAAGTCGATAACATCGGCGTATTGACCGAGAAAACGGTCGCCGCCTTGTCGGAACTGGTCGATGATTTCGAGGTGCTCATCATCAACGACGGCAGCAACGACGGCACCCGCGAACTCGCCGACGAACTCGCGGGCCGCATCCCACAGGTGCGCGCCATTCACCATGAGGTCAACCGGGGCTACGGCGGCGCAGTCAAAACCGGGCTGGCGTCGGCGACCAAAGACTGGGTGTTTTTCACCGACGGCGACGGACAGTTTGACGTGGGCGAAATCGCCTCACTGGTCGAACACACCCCTGACCATGACGCCGTGGTGGGCTATCGCATCGACCGGCAAGACCCCGCGCACCGCAAGTTGTTCGCCCGTTGCTGGGGGACGCTGATTCGCTTTTTGTTTGGATTTCAGGTGCGCGATTTAGATTGCGCCTTCAAGTTGTTTCGCCGCAAATATTTTGACGGCGTCGAACTCAAGGCCGAGGGCGCAGTGATTTCGGTCGAATTTTTCTCGATCCTCACCCGCAACGGCGCCCGCATCAAACAAGTCGGCGTTCATCATTATCCGCGCACGGCGGGCGAGCAGTCAGGCGGCAGCCCGAAAGTCGTGCTACGCGCCTTCAAAGAACTGATGCTGCTCTACGGGCGATTGAAAGGCTAA